Part of the Juglans regia cultivar Chandler chromosome 14, Walnut 2.0, whole genome shotgun sequence genome, AAGTTCCaaactaaaattttatcaaTCATAAATTGAGCTTAGAAGATCGGGATAAAACCCGTAGGGATTGTCTCATAGTGTGTTTCTTTGATTCAGTAGTGCAACTCAGCTGATCATGCTCAGGGTCCGAATTGTATGTCTTTTGTCGAGCCAGTGCGCCAGGAGCATCTTCATCTTCTGGGTCTAATCTTGAACCAATCGGCTCCTCCCCGACGTCACCATCATTTTCAACTGCTAATTGAGTCCGGCATTCCATCTCTAATATTTTGGAGACCAGCGCTGTGTGGTCCTCATCAAAGAAAACTCTGCTCAGAACGTCTTTCACCACCAACAACTACACCGTAGGACTATCAACTTCAACCTGGACAGCACAACTCCCATCTGTTTCTCCATGCATAGGAACCAATTCATGTATTTTCACTGTATCCGCATGTTCCTCTTCCACCCTTGGTTCCTCTTCCACCCTTGGTTCCTTCGTAACATGCTCTGTTTGCCTAAGAACAATTGCCATACACGTAGGATCTGGCTTCTGTATGATCGGCTTTTCCTTTCCTTGTGTCTCCGTAGCCCCAATCGTAACCAGAGCTAGCTTTTGTTCAATCACCGGTAAATCTTCCTGCACCTCACCGTCCCCCCCTTACTCtatctcctcctccttctcacttatttttcctttatcacTCGATTTTGCTTTCCACACTTGTTGATTCTTAAACAAATCATGGTGACTTGTCTCCCCTCCAGCCTTACGCCGATACTCCCCCATAAGACAAACCACATTTGTGTGCCCCTGTCTACAACACTTGGTGCAGTAAAAACCAAGTTTTTCATATCGAACTTCCTgccatataatcttgtttgccAACACTACAATCGAAAATCCTTTGATTGGTTGCTCCTTTAGATCCACTTCAACACACATCCGTGCACCCGAAGCCCTTGTTTTATTCAATGTCGCATTGTCAATTCCTAGGAAGCGGCCAAATCTAGTTGCAAGGATTTGAAGACAGTCCCTTCTATATAAGTGCAATGGTAATCTTGGCAGGACAATCCATTGGGGAGCCAAAAAGGACTCTTTCCTAAGATCAAAATCTCTGGACCATTTGAATAACCGAAAAGAGTTCCCCTCCAAAGTTCTTCCTTCACGTGCCCAACCATGAACAAAATTGTGttcatttttcatgtaaatcaaAACATGGTATTCGTCCATGAAACTGATCTGAGGAATCCCTGAAAGGCCCCATTTTTTCACCACATGCAGATGTATGTTATTGATGGACGGTCTAACTCGCGTGAATTTCATCACTAAAGCAAACTTAAAATATTCCGCAGCCTTTATCATCTCTggttccaaaaaaataaaacccaactcCCCATCAATGTCTACCGGAAATCGCAAATGTAACTTGAATGATGTATTTTCTGCATGTTTTGAGACCGCCTGTGCATAAGAGTTATTCCGAGAACCTTCAGGAACGGCGTTCCCCGTCGACAGCAAGGCCATCAGAGGGGCAGTGCACGCCGTCTACAAACAACCCTAGGAGCGTAAACGTCCCGAACAGGAAACCCGAGATCCTCAGACtttccaaaaacagagcaaaacaaaaattgCCCCAGACCTTCTCTCACTAGCTTTCTCTCTCTACACTTATCATAAATTGGTAATGGCGATGTTCATGTAAACAGAGATAAAGACTTACGGTAAGAGATCATGGCATTTCTAACAGTctcaaaaacatgtttttaaaataaaaaacagagacTCATCACGTATATACAAATGATCAGAATCATATATAACgtaagaaacaaaaataatagaattacatgaacaagaaaaatggagacatataaatatatatatatatatatcactggGAACAACAAAcgtttgctctgataccaatgttagaatatatgtaaatatacatAGTGGAAGAAATATCTCAAAGATAATCTATATAGTTGTTTCACAAGCGAATCTAGTATACAAATTTCTGATCTCTCCTTTCACCTTGTGTGAGTTTGCTACGTAGATAAATCTAGAAATACACTCAATATGCCAACAGCCTAAGTATTTTCACTCACAAAACAGATAAACTCTCAAAATGTCAAAATGATGTATGCCAGGGATGGAGAAATTAGTCCTCGCATGGTAACTGTTGGCTGGCCTTTAAGACCAGCCAACGTTACGGCATAACTCCAGGCATAATGCCTAGAGTAATGTCAGGCGTAACGCCTGGCATCCCAATAAAGAAAATGGCAGAGGCATGCCAACTAAGGGTGCCCCCTGCTTTATTACAAGATCGAACTTGAATATTGGATCACCTCCTGTACGTTTGCTTTAATAAGTCAGGAACTACACTGTACGTGTAATATGGATGTTGAGGATTCTCCACAATCCTCCTTTGATTCCCAGCAACGGTCATTACCTTGATTGTAGTACTTGACCCGTGATTGTACCGATGCtgtatttattttgtgattgtTTCCTTCTCTATTCTATAGTTGTACATGTCTGTATATCTCTATAAATGGAAAACCATCTCCACCCTTTACAGTGTGGTGgattcataaacattctcatggtatcaagagcctctCTGTATTGACATCTGATACCAACAATGTTTTTCTCTTCCATGGCCAAACCCCTctctttcaacaccatggttTACATGGTAACTATCAAACTCTCTTCTAGCAATTATTTGCTTTCGAAGAGTTAGTTGGTTCCTTTACACGAATGTTAGGACTGCCTTGGATTTGTGGATGGCTCTCTCCCCAAACCCTCCTCCACAATCATCGATGGTTCTTCCACTCCCAACCCTACGTTTCTTGAATTGAAACTCATAGATCAACTCATCCTcaatcttcttctctctctctgaagaAGCCATGGTCGAAGCTGTTGGTCTCACAACCTCTCAAGATGTCTGGGTTGCGCTGGAACGTCCTTTCAGCCACCCCTCCAAAACTCGAGAGATACGGCTAAAAGATAGGCTTCACTTGATGAAGAAAGGAACTATATCTGTTGCTGACTATTCTTGGGCCTTCAAACCTCTCTGTGATCAACTAATGGCTATCGGACGACCAGTCGATGATGTCGACAAATCCCATTGGTTCTTACGCAGTCTCGGCACTGAGTTTTCGAGCTTCCCTTCCACACAAATGGCTCTCACGCCACTACCCTCATTCCTTGATCTTGTTCCGAAAGCCAAAAGTTATGATTTATCTTTCTACTTCACTCCGAGTTTGCTACCAAAGATTTGGGCTCACCTAGCTACTTCCTTGGTCTCGAAGTGACTCCTACTTCTGATGGTTTTTTCCTCAGTCAGACAAAGTATGCTCGAGATATTTTTGTCCGGACCCAACTCCTTTATTGCAAACCGGTTGCTACCCTTATAGTCGTGGCTCAGCGAATTTCTTCTGATGTCTCCTCCTTTGTCGATGTCACACTCCACCGCTCTCTTGTCAGAGCATTGCAATATTTGACTATCACTCGGCCTGACATTACTCATTCTGTTAATTCTGTCAGCCAATATTTGCATGCACCCACCAACGACCATTTTCAAGTTGTCGAACATATCATTCGTTATGTCAAAGGAACACTTCATTTTGACTTGACGATGACTACCTCATCCTTCACTGGTATTGTTGCTTACTCCAATGTTGATTGGGCAGGCTGTCTGAACACCCATCCCTCCACTTCATGCTATTCTATTTACCTGGGTGAAAATCTTGTCTCTTGGAGTGCTAAAAAGCAACCCACAGTCTCTCGCTTCAATTGTGAATCCAAGTATCGTGCTCTTGGCCTTGTTGCTGCTGAGATCCTTTGAGATTCCAAGCTCACATTCCTTTGAAATTTTGGGGAGAGTGCATTCTAGCAGCAACTTATTTGATTAACAGAACCTCCACTCCACTCCTATCCAACAAATCACCATATGAAACTCTTTTTCTAAAGTTCCTATGTATTCTCATCAGAGAGTCTTTGGTTGCTTATGTTTTGCCTCTACTCTTTCCAGAAACAAACATAAATTTGATCTTCATGCAAGAAAATGTCTATTCCTTGAATATCCATTTGGAATAAAAGGTTACAAGGTTTTTTACCTTGAAAGCCAAAGTCTAATTGTCTCTCGGGATGtagtatttttgtaaactatttttcttttcaaatcatCCTCACCTTCTACTTCTATTCTACCTAATTGTATTGTTTTACCTCATCCAATTTATGATattcatatttcttcatatctgtcttcttcttcttcttctccttcttcttcctcttctcctcctcctccttcttctctTGAGAATGTTAACCTTGTTGTTGTTAAGCAGTCCTCTATAGCTGGCAAAGCACCTACTTCTCTGCAAGATTATCATTGCAAGTTAGCTACTACTCATACTATCTCAGCTCCTTCAGATCAAGGTACTGGTAAGTCTGGTGTTCCTTATTCTATCTCTTCATTTCTCTCTTACTAGAAATTATCTCCTTCCTATAAATCATTAGTCTTGTCTGTTTCTACAAATTTTGAGTCTAGAACTTTTAAACAAGTTGTCCAACATCCTCATTGGCATGAAGCCATGGCTACTAAAATAAAAGCCTTAGAGCTTAATCATACCTGACACTCACCAATTTACCTAATGGAAAACAACCTATAGGCTGCAAATGGGTGTATAGAATTAAGTATAAATCTGATGTTAGTATTGAAAGGTATAAAGCAAGATTAGTTGCTAAAGGTTACACACAAATTGAAGGCCTTGATCTTTCAAGAAACTTTCTCTCTTGTAGCTACATTTGTAACTGTGAGAATCCTTCTGGCAGTGGCTGCTTCACAAAACTGGTTTTTACTCCAGCTAGATGTAAACAATACCTTTCTTCATGGTGATTTCGAAGAAAATGTATATATGGAGATACCACTTGGTTTTTCTAGAGATGGGGAGCATACTGTGTGCAGGCTGAATAAGTCTTTATATGGGCTTAAGCAAGCTTCTACGCAATGGTTCTCCAAACTTTCCTCAATTCTTATTTCCTATATGGTTTCATCCAATCTCAAGTTGATCATTCATTGTTTACCTTATATGATTCTAGtcattttactataattttgatctatttagATGATATAATAGTGGTTATAAACCATCTTCCTTCTATTCTGAATTTGAAGTCGTTTCTTgatcaaaagttcaaaatcaaaCATCTTGGAGACTTAAGATTCTTTCTTGGATTGGAAGTAGCTCGATTTGCTAAAGGTATTGCTCACAACCAGTGCAAGTATGCAGTGCTCATTCTTGAAGAATCTAGCTTCCTTGGCTCAAAACCTCTCAAATTTCCAATGCAACAAAATTTGAGACTTAGCAAAGAAGATGGTCCTATCTTACAAGATGCTTCTTTGTATCAAAGACTTATTGGACACTTGATATACTTAACTATCACTAGACCTGACTTGGCCCATTCCATTCAAGTACTTAGCCAGTTTATGGATAAGCCTCGACAGCCTCATTTAAATGTTGTTCATTGCATCTTAAGATATCTAAAATCCGCTCCTGGCCAAGGATTATTATTTCTAGCAACTAGTAGTCTACATCTTAAGGCATTTACATATTCGGACTGGGTTGGTTGCCCTGATTCTAGGTGATATGTAACAAGCTATTTGGTATTTCTTAGTGATGCACTTATTTTCTGAAAGTCTAAGAAACAACAGATTGTCTCTCAATACTTAGCAAAAGCTGAATATAGGGCCATGGCATCAGCCACATGTGAGATCGCTTGGCTCATCTCTCTTCTTCAAGATTTACATGTTCTCATCCAAAGCCTGCTCTTTTATTCTGTGATAACCAGACAGCACTCCATATTGATGCAAATCCACTGTTTGATGAAAGGACCAAGCACATTGAGACAGACTGTCATcttgttaaagaaaaattacatgTTGGAATCATAAAGCCTCTCCATGTCTCTAGTTCTCACAAACTCAGTGATATTTTGACAAAGCCTCTTGGTGCAGCTCAATTTAATCTTCTTTTACTCAAGATAGGTGTCATTAATCTGTAcactccatcttgagggggagtattatATAGAAAAGGTTATTAGAGGGTAttgttgtaaaaacaaaaaaaacgaAATAGACACTTGTACTTTATTTTACTAGCATATAAATACTTGTAAATGTAACTGTAACAGTGCAACTGAGACAAATTCAATTAACaagaatttttccttttcttctcaatccctaaattctctcccttctctctctatcAGTTCGATACCATCTTCGGAGTTTTTCCCTTTCTTGGGCATGGCAATCCAAGTTTTCTCACATACTCTACACCAAGGGTTAAGGTCTTCTTAGACTCCTTCACACTTGGAGGATGTGATAGGGCTTCAACGTGTTCAATGTTATTGCAAGTAAATGTGTGGTCTCCtcaaatttctctattttttttttaattttatttgtacattaattcaataaaaatagtcTACTACAAGTTTTCCTCAATCCTAGAATTCAAGAAATGCCTAAGTTTTAGGCTAGACAAATGTACACATCTAGAAAAATCTACTAAAAGATGAACTCCAAGCCATATTAATAAACTCTGCCAAAATCTAGATCTTGGAAGCTTTTCTTTTTACCAAATATCTATAGGGAAGTGGAGGGgtgttgtttttttatgtttacaaaACCAACTAGGCTTTCTCTCTTTGACGAATATCCATTGAAGAAATCATTTTAGAGGGGGTAGTGCTGCCCCCATGTAGACGAGCATTGTCTTTTCCCAACAATGGTGGCTTAGACTAACAGTTCGATGCTATCTCCATGTCAGGGAGTTTGAACTCAAAGTCTCACTCTTCCCCACCATTAGGGGCTTAGATATAGAGTTCACATTAAAACAGTGATTTAGTTTGTTCTAGAAAAAAAAGAGCATCAACATTGAGCTATAGAAAGTTTTGTGTTGCCATTTCAACCGCCATCTCTAGCGAAATGTCCACCCTTCTTGACATACACCATCATGGTCTCCATCTTCTTGTAAACATCTTCAGCTTGGCAACCTTCATCACCACCCCCTTCAACTTGACCACAACCTTGATCTCGACCACAACCTTTGCATCAGCGTGAGCATTTGCTCCGCATACATCAATCCAAGAAATTGCTATTGAAGTTCATTATCCAGTTCAAAATCAATAGATTCTTCTTTATTGTGACAACACAACCATAAGAAACTCCTccttgagcttttatcatctcGAGGTCGGTTGGGATCTCTACCGATAACACCTAGGCCTAGCACCAAGCCCAAGCCAAAGTCAAGCACGAGctttataaatgtttttaggTTAATGTGTATGGAAAGCCCACTTGAGATTTAACAAGTAATTTTGAGACAAACTACGagtccaaaatttattttggcgggatgtggatttttttggggttgataattagattaaaatcatttaatattttagggaCCAAGTGGAATCTATTTATTTGGGAATTGGCCCGAAACATTTCTGGgacaagtttgattatttttagaaGTTGAGTCGAGGTCCAAAACTCACAAAAAGGTCAAAACCACGTACACCCAAAATCCAAGCTCGTGAGAACCAAGTCCTGACTCCATGCCAATGCACGCCCGTCTCCATCCCACTAGATTTCACAgcatggtgtatatatatacccacAGAATCTGAATATTCATGCAAACCTAAATTTGTTTCTCTAGGGTTGCTGCAAACTTGAGTTTTTCAGTGaaactcctcctcctccacgtACCTGCCGCTAGCTCCTTCTCTCAACCCCTATTCCATAGAACAACAGTCTCCCAAGGAAGCAAGCCGCTGCCTTGCAAGACAACCCATCCACAACAAAGCCGCAAGAAGCTGATACCATTTGAAACGCAGCAAACAGGGCATACCAGTGTCTGCAGCTATGAAATTACCATCACAACCTACTACAGTGCACCACCCACAGTCAACGAAGGATAAAATGACCACAGGTAGCACCAACTTAATCCAAACTTGGAAAACAACTATCTCTAACAACATTGCACCATCGTTACAACAAACGAAAGAGCACCATCATACATCTGTTTTCAAGATCCATTGTTGCCTAACCATCGAAAACAACCAACGGTAGTGCCCTGTTCTACTACACCCGAAACAAAGTATTTTTACATGTAAACCAGCCGCCACTGCATCTCGGGAAGCCACTGCACGATGCTAGCCCCTCCAGCTCGCCTCCACCTGCACAGAAAGTACCAATGGGCACTTCACACAACTTCAGGTCCACCATATTTCCTCTTAGTAAGCTCATGCCAAGACCTCCTTATTCCTCTACTCCTTTGCTTCTCGGAATAATAGCTCTGATCTTTCTCTCAcgctactctctctctctctctctcttcctctccaccGTTTGTCAATCCCATGAAACCTAATAGTCCCTCTACTACATAGAGCTTGGCCTCCATTGATCTCAGCTGAGCTTGGAAGCATATATAGCTTCAGCCTTCATCACACAGCCCTTCTCGGGTGATTTCCTCGGTTagtctcaaaagtttaattgtctttttatttttgctatTCCCAAATAGTGTATGCAGATTCATGTTTACCAGAATGCTTTTAAGGTGGAAGGAAGGGAGGTCCAGGAAGGAAGGGAAAAGTGGAAAGACAGAAGTCAAAGGGGAATGTCAGGCACCTACCAGGGAACAGTTTAACGAAAAAGGGAAAGGCATTGCTCAGACCAATGGGCAGGCCTCAGTGGACTTTTCAGAGCCAAATCAGTTACCTGAAACAGAATGTGAGGGAAAGCAATGTAGTAAAGCAGCTGTCTCAACATACTCTCTAAAGGGGACCAGTGCTAAGCTAGCTGTGGAACCTACTACCTTCAGAAAGATAGATCCAGTGGACAAGCAGACACACCTAGAATGCAAGCCAACCAATTCTGGAAAGGGTCAGGTCGTGACAAATGATCTGGCTTCACAAATAAACTCCCTGGATAACTTCTTTACTGAACAAGTCAAAGCCTTGAACCAGTCTAAGGCTAGAGCCTCATGGAAGAGACGTGCAAGGAACCTATGTTTTGAAAACCTTTCAACAGGTTTGCCAAGCCTCTCAAAGAGAAACTCCAGCAATCTCCCAAACTGTGATGAACAAGATAAGGCCAAAAAGTTTAAGTCTGATGACAGAGGTAACCATACTTTGCTCAATGTTGACATGGTGGAGGCTGTTAAACAGCCCCACCAATCAAAATGAATGGCATAAGCtggaactgtcgggggcttgggaacccccagACAGTTCAAGCTTTGCATCAGATGGTGCACAAAAAGGTCCCatcctttgttttcttgatggaaacGAAGTGTAACAGGCTCAAAGTGGAaagtataaaaaagaaattgaattttgagaacAGTTTCGTAGTAGACAGTAGAGGCTTAAGTGGAGGGATTGCATTTTTATGGAAGGAGGATTTTGAGGCCACTGTCCATACATACTCTCAAATGCATATCTCCCTAATAGTCCAGGGAGAATGGGGAGGGGGCAGGGATTGGATACTTTCGGGTTTCTATGGCTCACCTAATACTGCACTAAGGAAGGATAGCTGGCAGTTACTACGCCAACTAACTCCACTGAATAATGAAGGGTGGTTATGTGTTGGGGACTTTAATGAGGTGTTCAGTTGTGGAGAAAAATGTGGAGGCCCTCTCAGACCTCGAAACCAGATTGAGTCCTTTAGGCAAACTGTCGAAGCATGTGGATTATGTGATATGGGCTTCATTGGAAATAAATTCACTTGGTCTAATGGAAGATCTGGAGGGGCCTTCATTAAAGAGAGGCTAGATAGAGCCTTCTGCAACTCTACTTGGAATGAATGCTATCCTAACTCCAAGGTGTTTACTTTACCAGCATTAAGTTCAGATCATTGTCCTCTTCTCATATGTCTAGATGGGAGTCAGGCTGTCATATCAAGATCCAAAAAGCCTTTTCGATTTGAGGCTAGTTGGGCTCTTAGGGATGACTGTTACAAGGTAGTGGAAGAAACATGGAATCAGACTAGACATATAGCAAACCCAGTGGAGAAGACTAATAAAGGACTTACTGAATGCAAACAGAAACTGTTGAATTGGAGGAAGATAGAGGCAGGACAGCAACAGGGAGAGCTGAAGGCTCAGTTAGCTCATCTAAGTGACTTACAGAGTCAGAATAGAGGACACCTCACTGGAGCAATTAAGGAAGTACAACGAGGAATCAATAGACTACTTGAGGAAGATCATCTCAGgtggaagcaaagggcaaaACAAAAATGGCTTAGGGAGGGGGATAGGAACACCAAGTTTTTTCATCAATGTGCTTCCCAAAGAAGGAAAACTAATGCCATTAATAAGCTGGTGGACGACTCTGGCCAGGAAATT contains:
- the LOC109021264 gene encoding uncharacterized mitochondrial protein AtMg00810-like, producing the protein MVEAVGLTTSQDVWVALERPFSHPSKTREIRLKDRLHLMKKGTISVADYSWAFKPLCDQLMAIGRPVDDVDKSHCQTKYARDIFVRTQLLYCKPVATLIVVAQRISSDVSSFVDVTLHRSLVRALQYLTITRPDITHSVNSVSQYLHAPTNDHFQVVEHIIRYVKGTLHFDLTMTTSSFTGIVAYSNVDWAGCLNTHPSTSCYSIYLGENLVSWSAKKQPTVSRFNCESKYRALGLVAAEIL